Proteins from a genomic interval of Rhodothermus marinus:
- the nuoE gene encoding complex I 24 kDa subunit family protein codes for MADFIKKPVVPLPELHPEPQIPADQLFFTEEEKAQIVRFKEQYLEPAGAVMKTLWLAQEKFGFLPPEVLQLVADELGIPYAQVYGVATFYTQYYKERKGKYVLDVCTCFTCQVCGGYDILHYLEEKLGIHKGETTPDGLFTLQEVECLGACGSAPVLQVSNGPYVHNLTPEKVDQLLEDLKQGKLPPFVSLTLPQDEAELGGNRRSDAEAVESYRTPPVAHHTR; via the coding sequence ATGGCTGACTTTATCAAAAAACCAGTCGTACCACTGCCGGAGTTGCATCCCGAACCCCAAATTCCGGCCGACCAGCTTTTCTTCACGGAAGAGGAAAAGGCCCAGATTGTCCGCTTCAAGGAGCAGTATCTGGAGCCGGCCGGGGCCGTGATGAAAACGCTCTGGCTGGCCCAGGAAAAATTCGGCTTTCTGCCGCCGGAGGTGCTCCAGCTGGTAGCCGACGAACTGGGCATTCCCTATGCCCAGGTTTACGGCGTGGCTACCTTCTACACCCAGTACTACAAGGAAAGGAAAGGCAAGTACGTGCTGGACGTCTGCACCTGCTTTACCTGCCAGGTGTGCGGCGGCTACGACATCCTGCACTACCTCGAAGAAAAGCTGGGCATCCACAAAGGCGAAACCACGCCGGACGGCCTGTTCACGCTGCAGGAGGTGGAATGCCTGGGGGCTTGCGGCTCGGCACCGGTCTTGCAGGTATCCAACGGGCCGTACGTGCACAACCTGACGCCGGAAAAGGTCGATCAACTGCTGGAGGATCTGAAACAGGGCAAACTGCCGCCCTTCGTTTCGCTCACGCTGCCCCAGGACGAGGCGGAGCTGGGCGGCAACCGGCGCTCGGACGCCGAAGCCGTCGAGTCGTACCGGACCCCGCCGGTCGCCCACCACACGCGCTGA
- a CDS encoding Uma2 family endonuclease, whose product MEVVQTYRWTREAFEKLAEVGLIDPDARLELIDGEILQKMSPQSSRHAAAIRRIEEALRSVFPLDRYDVRVQLPLALDPYSEPEPDVAVVEGTLDDYVEAHPSSAVLVVEVADASLQFDRTRKAALYARAGIPEYWIVNLLDGVLEVYRRPEGDAYQQRMVLRAQDRVRPLARPEVEIAVAELLP is encoded by the coding sequence ATGGAGGTGGTGCAGACATATCGCTGGACGCGCGAGGCCTTCGAAAAACTGGCCGAAGTCGGGCTCATCGATCCCGACGCCCGCCTCGAACTCATCGACGGCGAAATCCTCCAGAAAATGAGCCCGCAATCGAGTCGCCACGCTGCGGCCATCCGCCGGATTGAAGAAGCGCTTCGGAGCGTTTTTCCGCTGGATCGATACGACGTGCGTGTACAGTTGCCGCTGGCGCTGGATCCCTACAGTGAGCCTGAGCCCGACGTAGCCGTCGTCGAAGGCACCCTCGACGACTACGTCGAGGCGCATCCTTCTTCGGCGGTGCTGGTGGTGGAGGTGGCCGATGCCTCACTGCAGTTCGACCGCACGCGCAAGGCCGCGCTCTACGCCCGCGCCGGCATTCCCGAATACTGGATCGTCAACCTGCTCGACGGCGTGCTCGAGGTCTATCGCCGACCCGAAGGCGACGCCTACCAGCAGCGCATGGTGCTACGCGCCCAGGACCGTGTGCGGCCGCTGGCCCGACCGGAGGTAGAAATCGCGGTGGCCGAACTGTTGCCCTGA
- a CDS encoding Uma2 family endonuclease: MEVVQTYRWTREAFEKLAEVGLIEPDARLELIDGEILQKMSPQSSQHATAVLLVAEALRSIFTPPVYTIRVQLPLALGPYSEPEPDVAVVEGAPRRYRDEHPSSAVLVVEVADASLQFDRTRKAALYARAGIPEYWIVNLLDGVLEVYRRPEGDAYQQRHVLRTQDHVRPLARPEVEIAVAELLP, translated from the coding sequence ATGGAGGTGGTGCAGACATATCGCTGGACGCGCGAGGCCTTCGAAAAACTGGCCGAAGTCGGGCTCATTGAACCCGACGCCCGCCTCGAACTCATCGACGGCGAAATCCTCCAGAAAATGAGCCCGCAATCCAGCCAGCATGCCACGGCCGTCCTGCTGGTCGCCGAGGCATTGCGCTCGATCTTTACCCCACCAGTCTACACGATCCGCGTGCAGTTGCCGCTGGCGCTGGGTCCCTACAGCGAGCCCGAACCCGACGTGGCCGTCGTCGAGGGTGCGCCGCGTCGGTATCGCGACGAACACCCCTCGTCGGCGGTGCTGGTGGTGGAGGTGGCCGATGCCTCACTGCAGTTCGACCGCACGCGCAAGGCCGCGCTCTACGCCCGCGCCGGCATTCCCGAATACTGGATCGTCAATCTGCTCGACGGCGTGCTCGAGGTCTATCGCCGACCCGAAGGCGACGCCTACCAGCAGCGCCACGTGCTACGCACCCAGGACCATGTGCGGCCGCTGGCCCGACCGGAGGTAGAAATCGCGGTGGCCGAACTGTTGCCCTGA